The genomic stretch CAAGGTCGGCGAGTGCCGGTAGAGAACTGGTCATTCATAAAATTCTAAACCCCCGGACCTCTTTTGAACTGTAATGACGTACGAAAACCTCGACGCCAAACTCATCAACGAACTGCTCGGAGACGGACGCGCCAGCCTCAGAAGCCTCGCAGAGGACCTCGACGTCTCCGTGACGACGGTCTCGAACCACCTCCGCGACCTCGAAGAGGAGGGCGTCATCGAGGGGTACACCCCCATCGTCAACTACGACGCGCTCGGCTACGACGTCACGGCGGTCATCCAGCTGAAAGTCGAAGGGAGCGCGCTCCCGGAGATTACCGACCGACTGCGCGAGCAGAACCAGATGATTTCGGTGTACGAGGTCACCGGTGACTACGACATCATCGCCATCGGGAAGTTCCGAGACACCGACGGCATGAACAAGCAGATCAAGCAGCTGTTGACCGACGCCGACATCCGCGAGTCGAACACCTCCGTCGTCCTCAACGCCGTCGTGGAGAACGAACAGTTCGAGCTGGAGATCAA from Salinigranum halophilum encodes the following:
- the lrp gene encoding HTH-type transcriptional regulator Lrp translates to MTYENLDAKLINELLGDGRASLRSLAEDLDVSVTTVSNHLRDLEEEGVIEGYTPIVNYDALGYDVTAVIQLKVEGSALPEITDRLREQNQMISVYEVTGDYDIIAIGKFRDTDGMNKQIKQLLTDADIRESNTSVVLNAVVENEQFELEINE